From Neisseria cinerea:
CTTCAACAATGCCGACGTTGGGTTCGATGGTACAGAAAGGATAGTTTGCCGCTTCGATACCCGATTGGGTCAGCGCGTTAAAGAGGGTGGATTTGCCGACGTTGGGCAAACCGACGATGCCGCATTTCAAGCTCATGGTTTTTCCTGAAAATAGAGAAATTTAACGGAGAATTATAACATATTGCCTCCAGCATCCTGCAAAAATGCCGTATGAAACAGCGTTCAGACGGCATTTCGGGTTTGGACTCAAATCATATAATCGTCTTTAATCAGATGCTTGAAGGCGTAAAGATAAGATGCTGCCACAAATGACGAACCGCCGACGACATTACCCAAAAATACCGGAACCATATTGCTGAAAAACTGCCCCCAGGTAATATCGGCCCCTGCAAAAATACCGGCCGGAATGATAAACATATTGGCGACAAAATGCTGTACACCAATTAAGACAAAAATCATTACGGGAAACCACATCGCCAAAATCCTGCCGGAAGTGTGTTTCGCGCCAAAATAAAACCAGATGCCCATGCAAACCATCCAGTTGCAGGCAATCGCCGATACAAAGGCGCGTCCGAAATCCATATTGACTTTAGATTCGGCAATCGCCATTGTTTTGGCTGCCGCCGCGCCCTCAGCCAAACCGACATAATGTCCCAAGAAATACGCCATAAACAGCGCGCCGGCCAGATTGCCGATACTGACCAAAACCCAATTGCGTGCTAATTTTTTCATGCTGACCAATTTGGTCATGCGTCCGACCGTCATCAGCATCATATTGCCCGTTGCCAATTCGCCGCCGCCTATCAAGATACAAATCAAACAAATGGGGAAAACGCAGGCACCCAAAAGCGACGCCAGCCCGCCCCACTCCGCAGGGATGCCGCTGACGACTTTTAAAAACGCCAGATAACCGAAACCGACATAACCGCCGCCGAGGAAGCTCAAAATCAACAGCATCTTAACGCTGAAATTAGATTTGGCCCGGCTTTTATTGATGGCATCTTGCAAAATTTCGTGGGGATATAAATCGCGCGTATCCATTTAAACTCCTGACTGTTTGGTTACCTATAAATTTACCCACTCTAACAAAGTGTCGTCAGGGCAGAAAATAATACTTTCTTGTATCTAAAGCTGTTTTGGTTATATAAATAAAAATGCCGTCTGAAAAGTCGGTCGGGCTGACACTCCCTCCGACCACTTTCAGACGGCATCCGGTTTCAGAAAACCGTTCAGAACAAGCCGTGAATCACACCTTCTGCGTCCACATCAATTTTCTCGGCAGCCGGAACTTTCGGCAGACCCGGCATTTTCATCATATTGCCGCACAACGCAACGATGAAGCCTGCGCCTGCGGAAACAGTGATACCGCGCACGGTAATGCGGAAGCCTTCGGGGCAGCCCAACAGTTTGGCGTTGTCGCTCAAAGAGTATTGGGTTTTCGCCATGCAGATCGGCATTTTGTCCAAGCCCAGTTTTTCCAGTGAAGCGATTTCAGCAGAAGCCTCTGCGCTGAAATCAACATCTTCCGCGCCGTACACTTTTTGGGCAATCGCACGGATTTTGTCTTTGATGCTCAATTCGACATTGTAGGCGAAGCCGAAGTTATTCGGTTGGTTTTCGATGGCGTTGACGACTTTGTGCGCCAAGTCCGCACCACCCGCGCCGCCTTTGCCCCATACTTCGGTCAGGGAAACTTCAACGCCGTGTTCCGCGCAGGCTTTTTCAATCATGGCCAACTCGGCATCGGAGTCGGACACAAAGCGGTTGATGGCAACCACCACTGGCAGGCCGAATACGTTTTTCAGGTTGGAAATGTGTTTCAGCAGATTAGGCAGGCCTTTTGCCAAGGCTTCGAGGTTTTCTTCGCCGAGGTTGGCACGCTCCACGCCGCCGTTGTATTTCAAAGCGCGGACAGTGGTCACGACAACAGCCGCATCAGGTTTCAAATCAGCAAGGCGGCATTTGATGTCGCAGAATTTTTCCGCGCCCAAATCCGCACCGAAGCCTGCTTCGGTTACGGCATAATCGGCAAGGTGTTTCGCCAAACGGGTGGCAGTTACAGAGTTACAGCCGTGGGCGATGTTGGCGAACGGGCCGCCGTGTACAAAGGCCGGAGTGCCTTCGATGGTTTGTACCAAGTTAGGCTTAATCGCATCTTTGAGCAATGCCGCCATCGCGCCATTCGCTTTCAAATCCTTGGCATAAACAGGGCTGCCGTCTTTGGCATAGGCGACAAGGATGTTGCCCAAACGCTCTTTCAAATCGCTGATGTCTTTGGCAAGGCAGAATACCGCCATCACTTCGGAAGCGACGGTGATGTCGAAGCCGTCAGGACGCATCACGCCGTCAACAGGCTTGCCCATGCCGTCGATGATGTTGCGTAACTGGCGGTCGTTCATATCGACCACGCGACGCCACAGCACACGTTTCGGATCGATGTTCAACTCGTTGCCTTGGTAGATATGGTTGTCGAGCATGGCGGCGAGCAGGTTATTCGCCGCACCGATGGCGTGAAAGTCGCCGGTAAAGTGCAGGTTGATGTCTTCCATCGGCAAAACTTGGGCATAGCCGCCGCCTGCCGCACCACCTTTAACACCAAACACCGGACCCAAAGAAGGCTCGCGTAAAGCAATCACAGAGTCTTTGCCGATATGGCGCAATGCGTCCGCCAAACCGATGGTTACGGTGGTTTTGCCTTCGCCCGCCGGAGTCGGATTAATGGCGGTAACCAAAATCAGACGGCCTTGTTTTTGTGGCAACTTGAATGCCTCAGCAGGATTGATTTTGGCTTTGTAATGACCATAGGGCTCGATGTTGTCAACGTTCAAACCCAGCTTGGCGGCAATTTCGCCAATCGGGCGCATGGTGGAGGATTGGGCGATTTCAGCATCGGTTTTGAAGCTCATGATTTTCCTTTATTGAGAGAGGGAAAGGCCGTCTGAAACAATACACTAAAGACGGCTGGAAGAAAAAGAATATTCGTTCTATTATAACGTTTTCCAAAGACAAACCGCAGTGAAAATTTTGATATTTCATCAACAAGCGGATTCATATTGTCAACAATTTGAAACAAAGGAAAAAACATGGGTAGCAACGCATGGCTGTTTTGGGCATTGGCATCGGCAGGCTTCGCCTCATTGACCGCCATCTTCGCCAAAATGGGTTTACAGGGTATAGATTCAGATTTCGCCACCTTCATCCGCACCTTAGTCATCCTCGCCGCTTTGTTATTGTTTTTAACCTACACCGGCAAATGGCAGGGCGTAAGCGGCTTCACGGGGCGCAACTGGACATTTCTGATTTTATCCGGACTCGCCACCGGCGCATCCTGGCTCGCCTACTTTAAAGCCCTGCAACTGGGCAACGCCTCGCAAGTCGCACCCGTCGACAAATTCAGCCTGGTTCTGGTCGCCCTGATGGCAGTAGTCTTCCTCGACGAACGCCCCAGTACGCAGGAATGGGTAGGCTTGGGACTGGTAACGGCAGGTGTATTGACGCTGGCGTTGAAGCGGTAAACCCACAAGAAATAAATGAAATGCCGTCTGAAAAACTGTTTTCAGACGGCATTTCCGTTTCTGTCCATCCTCAGCACTCAACCACGCGCACGGATACGGGGATGGCTTTTTTCTGGAGTGTGGCGGCGAGTCCGGCGAGCGAGGTTTCTTTGTAGGTCGCCTTCATATCCCGACCGGTCTGCAACATGGTTTGGATGACTTCGTCGAGCGAGACTTTCTTGTCCGTGCCGTCTTCCAATAATGCTAGGGTGGCAAGCTTAAGAGCTTTTTCGGCGGCTATGCCGTTGCGTTCGATGCAGGGGATTTGCACCAGTCCGCCGACGGGGTCGCAAGTCAGACCCAGATGGTGTTCCATCGCCATTTCGGCTGCGTTTTCCACTTGTTTGGGCGTACCGCCGATAACTTCGGCGTATGCGCCCGCCGCCATCGAACACGCTACGCCGACTTCTCCCTGACAACCGACATCCGCACCGGAAATAGAGGCGTTGGTTTTATACAGGATGCCGATTGCGCCTGCGGTGAGCAGGAAGTTTTCGACACGCTCCTGAGTGGCGTGTGGATTGAACTTGCGGAAATAGTGCAATACTGCGGGAATAATGCCTGCCGCGCCGTTGGTCGGGGCGGTAACGACGCGTCCACCGGCGGCGTTTTCTTCGTTGACCGCCATGGCGTACACCATCGGCCAAAGCTGGGTGTTGACGATTTCGGTTTCGCGCAGGACTTTAAGCTTGGCGGCAAGCTGCGGGGCGCGGCGGCGGACGTTCAATCCGCCGGGCAGTTCGCCGTCTGCCGCCAAACCGCGCTTGATGCAGCCTTCCATAACCTCGGCAACACCGGCAACACGGCGGCGTATTTCGGCTTCGCTGCATCCGGCAAGCGCAGCCTCGTTTGCCAACACGGCTTCGGAAATATCCAGCTGGTTCAGACGGCATTGGGCAAGCAGCTCGGCACAACTGTTGTAAGGATAAGGAACGGTTTTTTCCGTTTCCGCCTGCCGGTCAAAATCTTCTTCGGTAACGACAAACCCGCCGCCGACCGAATAATAAACCTGCTCCTTCAAGACTGCCCTGTCTGAAGCATAGGCGGTGAAACGCAGGCCGTTCGGATGTTTGGGCAGCACTTGGTCGCCGAGTATATGCAAATCGTGCCGGGGGTCGAACACAATTTCATTTCCGTTAAGCAGCAGGATATGCCGGGAGCGGATACGCTCGAGGCGGTCGGGAATGTCGGCAAGCGGAATATCGTGCGGCAGGCTGCCTTCCAAACCGAGCATCAGCGCGTCAAACGTACCGTGCCCTCGCCCTGTCAGTGCAAGCGAGCCGTAAATGCCGATGGCAATGCGGGCGGTTTGCACACTCAAACCTGCGGCGAAGGCGGCGGCAGCCTTCATCGGGCCGACGGTATGCGAGCTGGAAGGCCCGATACCGATTTTAAAAATATCAAAAATACTGATCATATTTTACTCCGACGGTTTTTTCAGACGGTATGGGTTCCGTTTGACAAACCAAAAAGGAGACGCGGCACGATGCCCGTCTCCTTTTGTAATTTTTACTTATGCGTCGATATTTTGGGCAATCAGCGCATTGTTCTCGATAAAGGCACGGCGCGGCTCGACCTCGTCACCCATCAGGGTAACGAACACTTCGTCGGCGGCAATGGCGTCCTCAATGCGTACCTTCAGAAGGCGGCGCACGGACGGATCCATCGTCGTTTCCCACAGCTGTTCGGGATTCATCTCGCCTAAACCTTTATACCGCTGGATGCTCATACCCTTTTGCACGTTTTGCAACAGGATGTCCAACGCTTCTTCAAAGCTGCCGACAGGATATTCGGTTTCGCCCTTAAACAAGGTCGAACCGGCTGTAACCAAACCTTTCAGCACGGCGGCAGTCTGAACAATGGTCTGATAGGCTTTGCTGTTAAGGAATTTGGATTCGAGATAGCTGGTCATCACATTACCGTGCAGCTTGCGCGTGATTTTGATGAAGCGGTTGCCTTCGTGTCCTTCCACACGTTCCAACACCACTTCTTTTTCGTCCAACAAGGCGGAAAGATTGGTAATGGCGCGGTCTGTGCTATCTGCCGAAGACAAATCGACGGGTTCGGCATACAGCATCGCCTTGAGCACCAAATCATCGATGATGCGGCTTTCCTGTCCGATAACTGTTTTTGCCAGCAGGAACTGCTTGGCGGCGCTTTCCAAATCTTTCCCCTCCAGCACTTTGCCGTCTGAAACGATTTTGGCTTTCTCCAAGGCGAGTCCGAGCAGCCATTGGTCTTTCTCCAACTCGTCCTTGAGGTAACGTTCCTGTTTGCCGTATTTCGCTTTATACAAAGGCGGCTGGGCGATATAGATGTAGCCGCGCTCGACCAGTTCGGGCATTTGGCGGTAGAAGAAGGTCAGGAGCAGGGTACGGATGTGCGCGCCGTCCACGTCGGCATCGGTCATGATAATGATGCGGTGGTAACGCAGCTTCTCGGCATTGAATTCTTCCTTGCCGATACCTGCGCCCAACGCAGTAATCAAAGCGGCTACTTCCTGACTGGCGAGCATTTTTTCAAAGCGCGCCTTTTCAACGTTCAAAATCTTGCCCTTAAGCGGCAAAATTGCTTGGAATTTGCGGTCGCGGCCTTGCATGGCGGAACCGCCTGCAGAATCGCCCTCGACCAGATAAAGTTCTGACAAGGCAGGATCTTTTTCTTGGCAGTCGGCGAGTTTGCCGGGCAGCCCCAAGCCGTCCATCACGCCTTTGCGGCGGGTGATTTCACGGGCTTTGCGGGCGGCTTCGCGCGCGCGGGCGGCATCGACGATTTTGCTGGTGATGATTTTGGCTTCGGTCGGGTTTTCTTCGAGGAAGTCGGTTAAGGCTTGGTTGATGACTTCGTTGACGACGGGGCCGATTTCGCTGGAAACCAGTTTGTCTTTGGTTTGGGATGAGAATTTGGGGTCGGGCAGTTTGACGGACAACACGCAGGTCAAACCTTCGCGCATATCGTCGCCTGCGGTTTCCACTTTGGCTTTTTTGGCGACTTCGTTGGCTTCGATGTAGCTATTGATGGTGCGCGTCATCACTTGGCGCAACGCGGTCAGGTGCGTACCGCCGTCGCGCTGCGGGATGTTGTTGGTGAAGCACTGCACGCTTTCCTGATAGCTGTCGTTCCACTGCATTGCGCATTCGACGCTCATGCCGTCTTTCTCGCCGAACGCGTAGAAGATTTTTTCGTGCAACGGCGTTTTTTTTCGGTTCATGTATTGCACGAAACCTGCCACGCCGCCGGAAAGGGCGAAGCTTTCGTGTTTGCCGTCGCGTTCGTCGGTCAATTCGATGTCCACGCCGTTGTTCAGGAAGGAAAGTTCGCGGATGCGTTTGGCAAGGATGTCGAAGCTGTATTCGACGTTGCCGAAGGTTTCCGTACTGGCGAGGAAGCGCACGGTCGTGCCTTTTTTATCGGAATCACCGACAACTTTCAACGGCTCTTCGGTTTCGCCGCGCACGAAGCGGACGAAGTGTTCTTTGCCGTCGCGGTAGATGGTCAGCGTGACCCAGTCGGACAGCGCGTTGACGACGGACACGCCCACGCCGTGCAGGCCGCCGGAGATTTTGTAGCTGTTGTTGTCGAATTTACCGCCAGCGTGCAAGACGGTCATGATGACTTCGGCGGCGGAGCGTCCTTCTTTCGGGTGGATTCCGGTGGGCATGCCGCGCCCGTTGTCTGCCACGCTGACGGAATTGTCGGCATGGATGGTTACGGTGATTTTGTCGCAATGTCCCGCCAGTGCTTCGTCGATGGCGTTGTCCAATACTTCGAACACCATGTGGTGCAGGCCGCTGCCGTCCTGCGTGTCGCCAATGTACATGCCGGGGCGTTTGCGTACTGCTTCCAAGCCTTCGAGCACCTGAATGCTGTCGGCACCGTATTCTTCGTGTTTTTGTTCAGTCATGGTTTTTCTTGCCGGATTTTGAAAAGATTGCCAAATGCCGCCGTAAAAATCCGCGCCCTGAAAAAAGGCGGATTGTTACGGCATATATTGTTGTGCATTATAGCTGATTTTACCGCCCTATTCAGCGTTATTCGTATTAGTGTGCCGCCGGGAAAAGATGAAACGGTACATTTGCCTCCGGCATCAGGTCGGGGATTTTCCCGTAAAGTGGCAAAAGCGTTTTTTTGCCACTAAAATCTACGTCCTATACTTTTCAGACAGGAACAGGGACATGGAAATATGGAATATGCTGGACAACTGGCTCGACGCCGTCCCGATACGCGGAGAGGCGGTCGAATCCGTGGCGATGGTCACGGCTTTGCTGCTGGCGCGCGCCCTCCTGCTGAACGTCCACTTCAAACGGCATCCGGATTTCAGCATAGAGAGCAAACGGCGGTTTTTGGTGGTCAGCCGTAATGTAACGCTGTTGCTGGTACTGTTCGGACTTGCCGCAATCTGGGCCGCGCAGATTCAGACGCTTGCTTTGTCGATGTTTGCGGTGGCTGCGGCCGTTGTCGTAGCGACAAAAGAACTGATTATGTGTCTGTCGGGCAGTATTTTGCGGTCGGCGACAAAGCAGTACTCGGTCGGAGACTATATCGAAGTCAACGGTTTGCGCGGACGCGTCGTCGACATCAATCTCCTCAATACCCTGATGATGCAGGTCGGCCCGAATCCCCTGGTAGGGCAGCTTTCGGGCAAGACGCTGTCGTTCCCCAACAGCCTCCTGCTGAACCATTCTGTCCGGCGCGACAATATTTTGGGCGACTATGTTATCCATACGGCAGAAATTCCCGTACCCATCCATTTGGATTCGGATGAAATCGTATGCCGTCTGAAAGCCGTACTCGAACCGATGTGTACGCCCTACGTACCCGCCATCCAGCGGCATTTGGAAAACGTGCAGGCAGAAAAACTGTTTATTACGCCCGCCGCCAGACCGCGCGTTACCCGCGTGCCGCACGATGATAAGGTGTACCACATCATTGTCCGTTTCGCCTCCCCCGTTTCAAAGCGGCTAGAAATCCAACAGGCCGTCATGGATGAGTTTTTGCGCGTACAATACCGCCTGTTGAATCCCCGGCCGCAACAGGCCGCCCATAAAGAACTTTAACTTTTCCCATCCGGCACCATTTCCGGCTTCAGACGGCATATTGCCGATATGCCGTCTGAAGCACAACACACAAAGGAACCCGACATGAACGACAACGTACTGCTCCATTTGGGCGAAGAACCCCGTTTCGACGCCATCCAAACCGCCGACATCAAACCCGCCCTGCAAACCGCCATCGCCGAAGCGCGCGCGCAGATTGCCGAAGTCAAAGCACAAACACACACCGACTGGGCGAACACCGTCGAGCGTCTGACCGGCATCACCGAGCGCGTCGGCAGGATTTGGGGCGTCGTGTCGCACCTCAACTCCGTCGTCGACACGCCCGAACTGCGCGTCGTCTATAACGAACTGATGCCCGAAATCACCGTCTTCTTCACCGAAATCGGACAAGACATCGAGCTGTACAACCGCTTTAAAACCATCAAAAACTCCCCCGAATTCGACACCCTCTCTCCCGCACAAAAAACCAAGCTCAACCACGACCTGCGCGATTTCGTCCTCAGCGGCGCGGAATTACCGCCCGAACAGCAGGCAGAACTGGCAAAACTGCAAACCGAAGGCGCGCAACTCTCCGCCAAATTCTCGCAAAACGTCTTAGACGCGACCGACGCCTTCGCCCTCTACTTCGACGACGCCGCACCGCTTGCCGGCATTCCCGAAGACTCGCTCGCCATGTTCGCCGCCGCCGCGCAAAGCGAAGGCAAATCAGGCTACAAAATCGGCTTGCAGATTCCGCACTACCTCGCCGTCATCCAATACGCCGACAACCGCGAACTGCGCGAACAAATCTACCGCGCCTACGTTACCCGCGCCAGCGAACTGTCAGACGACAGCAAATTCGACAACACCGCCAACATCAACCGCACGCTCGAAAACGCCCTGCAAACCGCCAAACTACTCGGCTTCAAAAACTACGCCGAGCTATCATTGGCAACCAAAATGGCGGATACACCCGAACAAGTCCTCACCTTCCTGCACGACCTCGCCCGCCGCGCCAAACCCTACGCCGAAAAAGACCTCGCCGAAGTCAAAGCATTCGCCCGCGATCGCCTGAACCTCGCCGACCCGCAGCCGTGGGATTTGAGCTACGCCGGCGAAAAACTGCGCGAAGCCAAATACGCATTCAGCGAAACCGAAGTCAAAAAATACTTCCCCGTCGGCAAAGTTCTGGCAGGCCTGTTCGCCCAAATCAAAAAACTCTACGGCATCGGATTCGCCGAAAAAACCGTTCCCGTCTGGCACAAAGACGTGCGCTACTTTGAGTTGGAGCAAAACGGCAAAACCATAGGCGGCGTCTATATGGACCTCTACGCCCGCGAAGGCAAACGCGGCGGCGCATGGATGAACGACTACAAAGGCCGCCGCCGCTTCGCCGACAGCACGCTGCAACTGCCCACCGCCTACCTCGTCTGCAACTTCACCCCGCCCGTCGGCTGCAAAGAAGCCCGCTTGAGCCATGACGAAATCCTCACTCTCTTCCACGAAACCGGCCACGGCCTGCACCACCTGCTCACCCAAGTGGACGAACTGGGCGTATCCGGCATCAACGGCGTCGAGTGGGACGCCGTCGAGCTGCCTAGCCAGTTTATGGAAAACTTCGTCTGGGAATACGACGTCTTGGCACAAATGTCCGCCCACGAAGAAACCGGCGTTCCCCTGCCGAAAGAACTCTTCGACAAAATGCTCGCCGCCAAAAACTTCCAGCGCGGTATGTTCCTCGTCCGCCAGATGGAATTCGCCCTCTTCGACATGACTATTTACAGTGAAAGCGACGAATGCCGTCTGAAAAACTGGCAACAGGTTTTAGACAGCGTGCGCAAAGAAGTCGCCGTCATCCAACCGCCCGAATACAACCGCTTCGCCAACAGCTTCGGCCACATCTTCGCCGGCGGCTATTCCGCAGGCTATTACAGCTACGCATGGGCGGAAGTCCTCAGCGCCGATGCCTACGCCGCCTTTGAAGAAAGCGACGACGTCGCCGCCACAGGCAAACGCTTCTGGCAGGAAATCCTCGCCGTCGGCGGCTCCCGCAGCGCGGCAGAATCCTTCAAAGTCTTCCGCGGACGCGAACCGAGCATAGACGCACTCTTGCGCCACAGCGGCTTCGACAACGCGGCTTGATCGATGTGAACAAAAAATGCCGTCTGAAACAATCAAACAGTGTTTCAGACGGCATCAGCATTTGCGCGGTTTCGCCATTTTCACAAAAACAGTAAGCCAAAATCCCGTCATTCCCGCGCAGGCGGGAATGACGGGATTTGTCCGCACGGAAACTTATCGGGTAAAACGGTTTCCTTAACCCTGAGTCCTAGATTCTCACTTTCGTGGGAATGACGGAATATAAGTTCCCATACCGATTTGAATCGATGAGGATAGTGTGGATTCGGTGGGAATGACGGCATATTTTTGTATCTGGTATAAAAGATCGTTTGAAATCTTTTCAGGTGTAGGGTGGATACGTATCTGACGCGACGAAATATAAAATGCCGTCTGAAACAGATTCCCGTTTCAGACGGCATTTCTGCGTACCGGCCGGATTATTTGTTGTCCGGCTTAGATTCCATCGGTGCGGTCAGGGGCAGTTCCGGCATCGTGCGCGCTGATTCGGAAACATTGCCGGAAAGCGCATTCAGGAATACGACGATGTTATCCACATCTTCTTTCGGAATGTCTTTACCCAGTTGCGCCTTACCCATGATGGTAACTGCCTTATCCAGCTCCCACACGCTGCCGTTGTGGAAATACGGATAAGTTTTAGCCACGTTACGCAACCCCGGAACACGGAAGAAAAATTCGTCTTCGGTTTTTTTGGTTACGTCAGCACGGCCTTTGTCGCGTTTCGGGTCTTCAATGAATTTCCAATACGGCCCTTGGACCAGACCGAATTTCTGGAAGGTCGTGCCTCCAAGGTTGACACCGTTGTGGCAGGCAATACAGCCGTTGTCCATGAACGCGCGCACGCCTTTTCGTTCCTGTTCGCTCAGGGCGTTGACGTTGCCTTTGAGGTATTCGTCCCATTTGGTCGGCGTCAGTAGGGTACGCTCAAACGCACCCAATGCGGTAGTGATGTTTTTAAACGAAACCGCGCCGTCTTCAGGAAAAGCTTTTTTAAACATTTCTTGATATTCGGGAACTTTGGCGATTTTGGCTGCCGCCGCCTCTTGCGAATCATTCGCCATTTCCACCGGATTCACCAAAGGCCCGCCCGCCTGTTCTTCAACGTCGGCGGCACGTCCGTCCCAAAACTGGCTGCCCAGCAGCGCGGCATTCAATGCGGTAGGCGAGTTGCGTCCGCCGAACTGCCCTTTGTGTCCCTGACTGGTCGGCATATTGTCCACACCGGCGGAAGCAAGGTTGTGGCAAGAGTTGCAGCTCACGGTATTGCCTTTTGAAAGGCGCGGTTCATACCAGAGTTGGTGTCCGAGTTTGACCTGTTCTTCGGTAAACGGACGGATTTTCTGCATTTCTTCGACAGTCGGCAGAGGTTGGAATACGCCTTGTGCGCGTTTCAAAAGGTCTTGGTCTTCGGGCGAGGCCGATGAAGCGGAAGGAACGGCTTCCGAAGCCTGTACTTGGGAAGCCGCTTCGGTCTCGGAAGCAGGAGAAGCATCGCCTGCCGCAGACTTTTCCTGACCGCCGCATGCCGCCAATAGTGAAGACAATGCCAATACTGATGCGAGGTAACGGAGTTTGAAAGACATCGTGTATTCCTTATGGTAGGTTAAAATTATTGTCCAAACCGGCAGGCAAACCTGTTCTGCCGATTATTTCTTCAGTGTACTTATCGCACCTTTAGTCATCTTTGCGGAAAATCAATATTTTATTTTCAATAGCTTTACACAATAATAACGATAGAGAATCAAGTTTAACAAAATGCCGTCTGAAACCGGCAAAGCTTCAGACGGCATTTTATTTTCCGACATCATTGAATCAAACCCAAATGCGACAAGAGCGTCCATGTACCGATGGCAATCAACACCAAACCTCCGGCAAATTCCGCACGCCTGCCGAACAGTACGCCAAAAGCCCTTCCCGCCGTCAGCCCGACGGTAACCATCACCGTAGTCGCCATACCGATTACGGCGGCGGCAAAGGCGATGTTTACCTCCATAAACGCCAAGCCCACCCCGACTATCATGGAATCAATACTGGTTCCAAAAGCAGTCAGAACCGTCAACCACCAGCTTTCCCGTTTGGTTTCCCGCGCGTCCTCCGCCTCGCCGGACAACCCTTCGCGCATCATTTTCAGACCCAGCCCGCCCAGCAGGACAAAAGCCACCCAATGGTCCCATTCGCTGATAAACGGCTTGGCATAAAAACCGCCTACCCAGCCTGCCAGCGGCGTGAGTGCTTCGACCGTGCCGAACACCAGGGCCGTTGCTGCAATTTTGCGCGGAGGCATCCTGACCGCCGCACCCTTTGCCAATGCGACGGCAAACGCATCCATCGACATTCCCAGCGCAACCAAGAGCAAAGCGTAAAGACTCATACCGCACCCATCCTTAAAAAGGGCGGATTATAACAAAAGCAAAAAAATGCAAAAATGCCGTCTTAATGCTGAAACAAACATTCAGACGGCATTTCAAGTGCAATGCTTATTGACGGTATCGGACCGCATGCGACAGGATTTCTTCAATTTCCATCCACATGGGCTGCTCCTTTCAAATTACAGCAAACCGGCCTGACCCAGTGCGGGATCGGTCGCACGGGCGGCTTGTGCGTCTTCGACAGTCAGTCCGAGGGCTTTGGCTACGCCTTCACCGTATGCCGGGTCGCAACGGTAGCAGTTGCGGATATGGCGGTATTTGATGAAGTCAGGCGCATCGCCCATGGCTGCAGCGGTGTTGCCGAACAAAGCCTGTTTCTGCGTATCGTTCATCAGGTTGAACAAGGCGCGCGGTTGGCTGAAGTAGTCGTCATCGTCTTGGCGGTAGTCCCAGTGTGCCGCGTCGCCGTTGATTTTCAAAGGCGGTTCGGCGAAGTCGGGTTGTTGCTGCCATTGACCGAAGCTGTTGGGTTCGTAGTGCGGCAGGCTGCCGTAGTTGCCGTCAGCTCGGCCTTGTCCGTCGCGCTGGTTGCTGTGAACAGGGCAACGCGGACGATTGACGGGGATTTGGCGGAAGTTCACGCCCAAGCGGTAGCGTTGCGCGTCGGCGTAATTGAACAAACGGGCTTGCAACATTTTATCTGGGCTGGCGCCGACACCGGGCACGAGGTTGCTCGGTGCGAAGGCGGATTGTTCCACATCGGCGAAGAAGTTTTCGGGATTGCGGTTCA
This genomic window contains:
- a CDS encoding formate/nitrite transporter family protein, with product MDTRDLYPHEILQDAINKSRAKSNFSVKMLLILSFLGGGYVGFGYLAFLKVVSGIPAEWGGLASLLGACVFPICLICILIGGGELATGNMMLMTVGRMTKLVSMKKLARNWVLVSIGNLAGALFMAYFLGHYVGLAEGAAAAKTMAIAESKVNMDFGRAFVSAIACNWMVCMGIWFYFGAKHTSGRILAMWFPVMIFVLIGVQHFVANMFIIPAGIFAGADITWGQFFSNMVPVFLGNVVGGSSFVAASYLYAFKHLIKDDYMI
- a CDS encoding formate--tetrahydrofolate ligase encodes the protein MSFKTDAEIAQSSTMRPIGEIAAKLGLNVDNIEPYGHYKAKINPAEAFKLPQKQGRLILVTAINPTPAGEGKTTVTIGLADALRHIGKDSVIALREPSLGPVFGVKGGAAGGGYAQVLPMEDINLHFTGDFHAIGAANNLLAAMLDNHIYQGNELNIDPKRVLWRRVVDMNDRQLRNIIDGMGKPVDGVMRPDGFDITVASEVMAVFCLAKDISDLKERLGNILVAYAKDGSPVYAKDLKANGAMAALLKDAIKPNLVQTIEGTPAFVHGGPFANIAHGCNSVTATRLAKHLADYAVTEAGFGADLGAEKFCDIKCRLADLKPDAAVVVTTVRALKYNGGVERANLGEENLEALAKGLPNLLKHISNLKNVFGLPVVVAINRFVSDSDAELAMIEKACAEHGVEVSLTEVWGKGGAGGADLAHKVVNAIENQPNNFGFAYNVELSIKDKIRAIAQKVYGAEDVDFSAEASAEIASLEKLGLDKMPICMAKTQYSLSDNAKLLGCPEGFRITVRGITVSAGAGFIVALCGNMMKMPGLPKVPAAEKIDVDAEGVIHGLF
- a CDS encoding EamA family transporter produces the protein MGSNAWLFWALASAGFASLTAIFAKMGLQGIDSDFATFIRTLVILAALLLFLTYTGKWQGVSGFTGRNWTFLILSGLATGASWLAYFKALQLGNASQVAPVDKFSLVLVALMAVVFLDERPSTQEWVGLGLVTAGVLTLALKR
- a CDS encoding L-serine ammonia-lyase translates to MISIFDIFKIGIGPSSSHTVGPMKAAAAFAAGLSVQTARIAIGIYGSLALTGRGHGTFDALMLGLEGSLPHDIPLADIPDRLERIRSRHILLLNGNEIVFDPRHDLHILGDQVLPKHPNGLRFTAYASDRAVLKEQVYYSVGGGFVVTEEDFDRQAETEKTVPYPYNSCAELLAQCRLNQLDISEAVLANEAALAGCSEAEIRRRVAGVAEVMEGCIKRGLAADGELPGGLNVRRRAPQLAAKLKVLRETEIVNTQLWPMVYAMAVNEENAAGGRVVTAPTNGAAGIIPAVLHYFRKFNPHATQERVENFLLTAGAIGILYKTNASISGADVGCQGEVGVACSMAAGAYAEVIGGTPKQVENAAEMAMEHHLGLTCDPVGGLVQIPCIERNGIAAEKALKLATLALLEDGTDKKVSLDEVIQTMLQTGRDMKATYKETSLAGLAATLQKKAIPVSVRVVEC